The genomic window TATTGCTCTAATGGCTGTGCTACAATCGTCCAGCTGTCGTTTCCTCCCACTCCCATTTGGATTAAATCTATGTTCAGCGTTAAAAATCCTGGATCTTTCAAATCGTATGTATGACCAGATGAGCTTAAGTTTTCCTGTGTATAAGGCCATGCACTCATGCTTAAAACTTTGGTATCGTTTACGACTAAAAATCCGTTGTTTTTCTGTGGAGTGCTTAATGCCATCCATCTTACATCGCATCTGTTTCCGTTTTCCTGTGGCTTTGGGTAATGTTCGATAAAATCATTTATTGGAAGTGAATATTTCCCAACAAACGAACCAAAACTTCTGTCGCTGTAATTTTCTAATTCTCCTTTACCGTACCATGAAATCTGATCGAATTTTCTCTGAACTCCCATTTGCATTCCGATTTTTGGAATGTTCGGCAGTTTGTTTGAAGCTTTTAAACTGTAATCGACTTTTATTAATCCGTTTGGTAAAATGCTGTAGATTACTTTTACACTTGCGCTGTCTTTTATGACTTCGTAATCGCTTGTAATTTTGATTTCTGAAGCTGATTTATTAATTGAAATGTTAACCAATTTTGGTTTTGCTTTATACCATTGTTTCAGCAGTTTTTGCGATTTCCATCCGCGTTTGTCATTATCTGTAAGTGGTCTTACAAAGTTTGGCATTAGCGGTGCAAAAACTTGTTCTTCTCCGTTAAAAATATACGAACTCAAAGCGCCATTTGTTTTTCCAATTGTAATATCAAAAGTTTTTCCTTTGATTTTAAAATCTAAATCTGATTCAGAAACGTTCAGCGTTTCTTTTTTCGATTCTGGAGAAACAACTTCTTTCTTTTTCAATATAAACTGATCTTCCGCGACAGCGTAACCTTTTGAATCCCAAAGTTCATCTTTTGAAAGCTGGAATTCTATATTTAAAATATATTCCGCATCAGCTTTCATTTTTGGAAGATACGGACTAACATCTAATGTTGTAGATTGTCCTGCTTCTACTTTTAATGGTTTTAAAATCTGAGTTTTGATTACGTTTCCGTTTTCCAACACTTTTAAAACCGGAATATAACCTTCTAAAGATTTAACCGCCTGACGATTTTTAATTTCTAATTGTCTTCCGTTTAAAGTGGAAATCGCTGGCTGATACACCCATTTGTTTTCAAAAATAGAACCTTTTGGTTTTCCGTTAGAATCTACAATTCCTTTTGTATTGAAGTTTCCGTCATGATATTTCTCTCCAAAATCTCCTCCATGAGCAAAATAATTCTGACCTGATCTGGAATCGAATTTCACGATTCCCTGATCTTTAAATTCCCAAATACAACCTCCGATAACTCTAGGAAGCGAACGGAATTCATCCCATAATTCTTTTAAATTTCCAACCGAATTTCCCATCGCATGCGAATATTCCACAAAAATAATCGGACGAGTATCTTTCTTTTGATCAACTAAAAATTTCGGTGTGAAAACGCCCGGATAAAAACGGCTCACCATATCGACATACGAATCATCTTGCGGGTTTTCGAATCGGTACGCGTGATCAATTGTTTTTGGATATCCTGGATCAAGCGGATCAATGTAACCATCTAATTTTGCATTTCCCTGCGCTGGTTCATAATGTACGGGACGCGTGATATCAAAATCGTGAACCCAACCCGACATTGCAGCATGATTTGGCCCTTTTCCTCCTTCGTTTCCTAAACTCCACATTACGACAGATGGATGGTTTTTATCCCTTTCCACCATTCGAATCATTCTTTCCATATAAGCATTTGTCCAAAGCGGATCATTGCTTAATTTTCCGCCAATTCCATGTGTTTCCTGATTCGCTTCGTCCATAACCATGATTCCGTATTGATCGCATAATTCATAAAAATAAGGATCATTTGGATAATGGCTTGTTCGTATAAAGTTGAAATTAAACTTTTTAATCGTGGTAATATCTTGTTTGATATCTTCTCTTGTAACCGCTTTTCCTCTTGTCGGATGATGATCGTGACGGTTTACGCCATATACATAGGTTTCTTTTCCATTGATGAGCATTTTTCCGTTTTCTTTCGAAAATTCAATCGAACGGAAACCCACTTTACAGCTTTTGGCTTCGGTAATATTTCCATTTTTATCTTTTATCGAAATGACCATCGTATACAAATTCGGCTCTTCTGAACTCCATTTTTTAGGATTTTTGATGGTTTCTTGGAAAAATCCAAAACGTACATTATCCAGACGAGGATAACTTTCATTGATTAAATCAATTACAGGTCTTTGAAGCGGTTCTTTGAAAATTGCCGTATTATTGGCATCGTACAACTGAACATTCATAGTGTAATCTTTGATTTTTGGTCCTGTCAAATTCTCCACTTTCGGACGCAGTTTAAAAATAGCATCTGTATATTGTTTATCTAATTTGGTTTGAACAAAGAAATCCTGAATACGTAGTTTAGGCTCTGCCATAATGAAAACTTCACGCTGGATTCCGCTCATACGCCAGTGATCCTGATCTTCTAAATAAGAACCATCTGTCCAACGAATTACACGAACTGAAACTACATTTTCTCCTGCTTTTAAATAAGGTGTAATATCAAATTCTGATGGCAGAAAACTGTCTTCGCCATAACCTAAAAATTCTCCGTTAAGCCAAACTTCAAAACCTGAACTTACAGCTCCAAAATGTAAAGTCACGGTCATATCTTTCCAATTTTCTGGAACAGCAAAACTTCTCTGGTAAGAACCAACTCCGTTATAATCTTTAGGAATATAAGGCGGATTTATGGGTCTAAACGGATAAACGGCACTTTTGTAAATTGGATTATCATAACCTTTCATTTCCCAATTGGAAGGCACTTCGATTTTATCCCATCCTGAAACAGTATTTTTATAGAAATCTTTTGAAGCTTCTTTTAAATTTACAGCATATTTAAAATTCCAATCGCCGTTTAGCATTTGGATTCGGCTCTTGGTTCTGTCGCCTTTTAGTGCGTCTTCGACACTTGCATACGAATAAGCAGTTGCTCTTGATGGCTGTCTATTGATACTCGTAATTGTTGGATCTTCCCACGGAGCAAATTCGTATTTTTTATGCAATTCTGGAACTCCCGCAGGTTCTCCTGTTACGGATTGGGCGTGAGTTGTGTAAGATGTTAGAAGTAAAGTGTAAAATGCATACGTCACAAATCGAAGATTGAAAAATGATTTTCTGTATTTTGATTTTGACGTAAACATTGGTTTTATATTATTGTTCATTGTGTTTCATAATTGTGTAGTCCCTACGGGACAAAATTTATTTTTCGGCAATTATTTTCCTACCGATATGTAACTCCTATCGGAGTTTTTTCGAGTATCAATATTTTACTTTTAAAAAAGTATCTCGTAGAGATTACATATTGGTAACCACTAATACTTAGCTTTGCAAATGTCCCGTAGGGACTA from Flavobacterium sp. KACC 22763 includes these protein-coding regions:
- a CDS encoding glycoside hydrolase family 2 TIM barrel-domain containing protein, whose protein sequence is MNNNIKPMFTSKSKYRKSFFNLRFVTYAFYTLLLTSYTTHAQSVTGEPAGVPELHKKYEFAPWEDPTITSINRQPSRATAYSYASVEDALKGDRTKSRIQMLNGDWNFKYAVNLKEASKDFYKNTVSGWDKIEVPSNWEMKGYDNPIYKSAVYPFRPINPPYIPKDYNGVGSYQRSFAVPENWKDMTVTLHFGAVSSGFEVWLNGEFLGYGEDSFLPSEFDITPYLKAGENVVSVRVIRWTDGSYLEDQDHWRMSGIQREVFIMAEPKLRIQDFFVQTKLDKQYTDAIFKLRPKVENLTGPKIKDYTMNVQLYDANNTAIFKEPLQRPVIDLINESYPRLDNVRFGFFQETIKNPKKWSSEEPNLYTMVISIKDKNGNITEAKSCKVGFRSIEFSKENGKMLINGKETYVYGVNRHDHHPTRGKAVTREDIKQDITTIKKFNFNFIRTSHYPNDPYFYELCDQYGIMVMDEANQETHGIGGKLSNDPLWTNAYMERMIRMVERDKNHPSVVMWSLGNEGGKGPNHAAMSGWVHDFDITRPVHYEPAQGNAKLDGYIDPLDPGYPKTIDHAYRFENPQDDSYVDMVSRFYPGVFTPKFLVDQKKDTRPIIFVEYSHAMGNSVGNLKELWDEFRSLPRVIGGCIWEFKDQGIVKFDSRSGQNYFAHGGDFGEKYHDGNFNTKGIVDSNGKPKGSIFENKWVYQPAISTLNGRQLEIKNRQAVKSLEGYIPVLKVLENGNVIKTQILKPLKVEAGQSTTLDVSPYLPKMKADAEYILNIEFQLSKDELWDSKGYAVAEDQFILKKKEVVSPESKKETLNVSESDLDFKIKGKTFDITIGKTNGALSSYIFNGEEQVFAPLMPNFVRPLTDNDKRGWKSQKLLKQWYKAKPKLVNISINKSASEIKITSDYEVIKDSASVKVIYSILPNGLIKVDYSLKASNKLPNIPKIGMQMGVQRKFDQISWYGKGELENYSDRSFGSFVGKYSLPINDFIEHYPKPQENGNRCDVRWMALSTPQKNNGFLVVNDTKVLSMSAWPYTQENLSSSGHTYDLKDPGFLTLNIDLIQMGVGGNDSWTIVAQPLEQYQIKSGNYEYSFYLTPFSGSKNELESNLKKFKY